The following coding sequences lie in one Coriobacteriia bacterium genomic window:
- a CDS encoding cupredoxin domain-containing protein, translating into MAERERTSNDGRPAVNGRRDEDVRYLVVLGVLVALIVFGVTIARANAARTLLAYPNGAASQAAATSGETVIADGVQSIHVDVSTGVFVPSTIIAKTDVPLKITYSQGSGCISKVMFKQFGIVTDISRGGTTVKIPALHAGEYPYSCGMEMIFARIIAR; encoded by the coding sequence ATGGCTGAACGGGAACGGACGTCGAATGATGGACGCCCGGCGGTCAACGGCCGCCGGGACGAGGACGTCCGGTACCTGGTCGTGCTCGGCGTCCTCGTGGCGCTCATCGTCTTCGGCGTGACCATCGCCCGCGCGAACGCCGCGCGCACCCTGCTCGCCTATCCGAACGGTGCCGCCAGTCAGGCGGCCGCCACCTCCGGAGAGACCGTCATCGCCGACGGGGTGCAGAGCATCCACGTCGACGTGTCGACCGGCGTGTTCGTCCCCTCCACGATCATCGCCAAGACCGACGTCCCCCTCAAGATCACCTACTCTCAGGGCAGCGGCTGTATCTCGAAGGTCATGTTCAAGCAGTTCGGGATCGTCACGGACATCTCTCGCGGCGGCACGACGGTGAAGATCCCCGCCCTGCATGCCGGCGAGTATCCGTACTCCTGCGGCATGGAGATGATCTTCGCGCGCATCATCGCGCGGTAG
- a CDS encoding site-specific integrase produces the protein MIGKLRRRDGDSWQFRIPAGRDESGRYRYEYETIHAATRREAEAEQARIMHERATGTHVKPSKLTVGEYLESWLASCGSRVAPYTLDRYETIVRRHLIPAFGTVKLAQLGPERIERYYLEALQSGRLSGGELSARTVLHHHRVFRRALSRAVRLRYIPLNPCDAVDPPTPERKEAHAIDELATERLLAAAREESGHLSLYTAILLAANVGLRRGEVLGLRWSDVDLEGGALVVRETLQDPSSGLAFRQPKSELSRRRLALDAFTVRELKEYRIRQSQRRLELGPAWRDNGLVCPEHRGEPWRPSIFSQVYRRFCGRRGIHVRFHDLRHSHAAQLIAAGAPAKVIQERLGHSSAGFTLTTYGHLLPGMQAEAVDRVAERRAEARERLAAEG, from the coding sequence ATGATCGGGAAGCTCCGCAGGAGAGACGGCGATTCGTGGCAGTTTCGCATCCCGGCCGGCAGGGACGAGAGCGGGCGGTATCGCTACGAGTACGAGACGATACACGCAGCCACGCGGCGCGAGGCCGAGGCGGAGCAGGCGCGCATCATGCACGAGCGCGCGACGGGAACGCACGTCAAGCCGTCCAAGCTGACCGTCGGCGAGTATCTCGAATCCTGGCTCGCCTCCTGCGGCTCGCGCGTGGCGCCGTACACGCTTGACCGCTACGAGACGATAGTGCGCCGGCACCTCATCCCCGCGTTCGGCACGGTGAAGCTGGCCCAGCTCGGGCCCGAGCGTATCGAGCGGTACTACCTTGAGGCCCTCCAGAGCGGCCGGCTCTCCGGCGGGGAGCTCAGCGCCCGGACGGTGCTCCACCACCATCGCGTATTCCGGCGCGCTCTGAGCCGCGCGGTGAGGCTCCGGTACATCCCGCTCAATCCGTGCGATGCGGTTGACCCTCCAACGCCCGAGCGCAAGGAGGCCCACGCGATAGACGAGCTCGCTACAGAGCGGCTCCTGGCCGCGGCGCGCGAGGAGAGCGGACACCTCAGCCTGTACACGGCGATCCTGCTCGCTGCCAATGTCGGGCTCCGTCGGGGAGAGGTGCTTGGGCTGCGGTGGAGTGACGTTGACCTTGAGGGCGGTGCGCTAGTCGTCCGGGAGACGTTGCAGGATCCCTCGAGCGGGCTCGCCTTCCGTCAGCCGAAATCGGAGCTTAGCCGTCGGCGCCTCGCGCTCGACGCATTCACGGTCCGGGAGCTCAAGGAGTATCGCATCCGGCAGAGCCAGCGGCGCCTCGAGCTAGGCCCCGCGTGGCGGGACAACGGCCTCGTATGCCCGGAGCATCGCGGGGAGCCGTGGCGCCCGTCCATCTTCTCGCAGGTGTACCGGCGCTTCTGCGGACGGCGGGGGATACACGTCCGCTTCCACGATCTCCGGCACTCTCACGCGGCCCAACTCATCGCAGCCGGTGCTCCGGCGAAGGTGATACAGGAGCGGCTTGGGCATTCATCGGCTGGCTTCACTCTCACCACGTACGGCCACCTGTTGCCTGGGATGCAGGCCGAGGCCGTGGACCGGGTAGCAGAGAGGCGCGCCGAAGCCCGCGAGAGGCTCGCCGCGGAGGGTTAG
- a CDS encoding helix-turn-helix transcriptional regulator — translation MTPKPRVTDRRERARLTIAALARKADMSASTVGQIESGRLVPYPVQLEKIAAALGYEGDPSELLDEVSGDE, via the coding sequence ATGACACCTAAGCCGCGCGTCACGGATAGGCGCGAGCGAGCAAGGCTCACCATCGCTGCGCTCGCTCGCAAGGCAGACATGAGCGCGAGCACAGTCGGCCAGATCGAGAGCGGCCGTCTCGTCCCGTATCCAGTGCAACTCGAGAAGATCGCCGCGGCGCTCGGATACGAGGGCGACCCATCCGAGCTGCTGGATGAGGTGAGTGGCGATGA